GCATGAAGAAGAGACAAGTGACATAAGAGGATAAGCAGACAGTGATTTGGAACCAGTGAGTTAGAAACTGGGAGTGAATGTAATCTGTATGTAATATGATCAAGGCTCAGGCTATGACAGGCTTTCAGGGCCAGACAACACTCAGATCATGTGGCTCAACAGTTCCCCGGCAAGATTCACTGgtgctggtgggggtgggggttttaAAGGAAGGGGACAGATTCCtctgcatgcatgaatgcatttTGTGAGATTTCCCTAGCAGCTTGAATCTGCCCTTGGGCTGAGACTCCCCTTGAGGTCTCTCCAAGCTTCTCCCAGGAGTGGATCACTCACCAGTCCCCCAGCCAGCAAGCTGcagtctgtctcctcttccttgagCCTTGATGCTGTAAACCCCAGCCTCTTTCATAATGGGACTCCCAGTCCACcgtagcaggaggaggggagctgggtggtaggcgcCTGAGGGACTGCAGCAGTAGAGGGAGCATCTGAGGAGGCAAGAGAGAAGCACAGGGCTGCCCTGGTGCTTAGGGAGGAAGCAAAGGAGGAGACACCAAGGTTCCAAGGGCATCCTGTCTCCTAAGGTTACAGTTAGATGTCGAGTAGGCCCGTGAAGGTCAGGGTTTGGTTTTCACCAAACTATAGCCAGTTTGAAGGACACTCAAGAAGGGCTGCTGAGCTGGAGATGAGAAACTGCTTCTGGGAAACCTGCCTCAGGGTGGTGGAAGCTCAGAGAATGCTTGAGGACAGGGGTGGGCAGCAGTGCTGTTCTGGGGGGAGCAGGGGGGGTGTCTATTCAGGATTCAAGAGGGCACAGAAAGAGGACGAGAGAGGACTTTGGGGTTTACTGAGTCCCAGGAAACCTTGTGTGGGGTACAAAGAGGAGCCAGACTGCAGGGATACTGAACTGAGGAGCCTACTGGGAAATGAATGTGCCCATGGATGGGCTTTCAaacaattcttttctttctttttttttttttttttttttttttttttgactgttcAGGGGAGGAGTGGATGATTCGGAAGGTGAAGGTAGAGGATGaggatcaggaggcagaggaggaggtggaatGGCCCCAGCATCTCTCCTTCCTACCCAGTCCTTTTCCCGCTCCTGACTTGGGTCACCTGGCTGTTTCATACAAACTGGAGCCAGGGACTCCGGGGGCTCTAGGTGGGCTCGCGCTGTCTGGGTGGGCCCCTATCCCTGAAAAGCCTTATGGCTGCGAGGAATGTGAGCGGCGTTTCCGGGATCAGCTAACTCTGCGACTGCACCAGAGGTTGCACCGGGGCGAGGGCCCCTGTGCCTGCCCCGATTGCGGCCGCAGTTTCACGCAGCGTGCCCATATGCTTCTGCACCAACGCAGTCACCGCGGAGAGCGTCCCTTCCCGTGCTCCGAGTGTGATAAGCGTTTCAGCAAGAAGGCCCACCTGACCCGCCACCTGCGCACGCACACAGGCGAGCGGCCCTACCCGTGCGCCGAGTGCGGCAAACGCTTCAGCCAGAAGATCCACCTAGGCTCGCACCAGAAGACCCACACCGGAGAACGGCCCTTTCCCTGCACTGAATGCGAGAAGCGTTTCCGCAAGAAGACGCATCTGATCCGCCACCAGCGCATCCATACCGGCGAGAGGCCCTACCAGTGCGCCCAGTGCACACGCAGCTTCACGCATAAGCAACACCTGGTGCGGCACCAGAGGGTGCACGATGCTGCTAGCCGCACCCGGTCCTCTCCCGACGCTCCTGCCTCTCCCCATTCTCCCGCCCCATCCCCTCCGGGGCCCAAGCCTTTCGCTTGTTCCCACTGTGGCCTGAGCTTTGGCTGGAAAAAGAACCTCGCTACGCACCAGAGTCTGCATCTCACCGAGGGTCGCCCTTTTGGGTGCGATGAGTGTGCACTGGGCGCCACCGTAGATCCCAGCGCCACGGAGCCGTCAGCTTGTGCTCCCCACGCTCCTGACTGTGACCCGGGTTCGGGACCCGCGGCTCCCCAGCGCACCACCTCCGGTGAGCGCTCCTTCTTCTGCCCCGACTGCGGGCGCGGCTTCGCACACGGGCAGCACCTGGCCCGGCATCGGCGCGTGCACACGGGCGAAAGGCCCTTCGCCTGCGCGCAGTGTGGCCGCCGCTTCGGCTCTCGGCCCAATCTGGTCGCCCACTCCCGGGCCCACAGCGGCGCCAGACCTTTTGTCTGTGCGCAGTGTGGCCGCCGCTTCAGTCGCAAATCTCACCTAGGCCGCCACCAGGCAGTTCACACGGGCAGCCGCCCCTACGCTTGTGCTGTCTGTGCCCGGTGCTTCAGCTCCAAAACCAACCTGGTCCGCCACCAAGCAATCCATACGGGCTCCCGCCCCTTCTCCTGTTCCCAGTGCGCCAAGAGCTTCAGCCGCAAGACCCACCTTGTGCGACACCAACGTATCCATGGCGAAGCGACCctcccagcctcagcctccagccTCTCAGCTCCAGCCTGGCCCAGTTCTTCCGAGGTTGTGACGCCTCCAATCTTCTTCTAAGCGGAGTTCTGACCCATGTCCTTCCTTTTCTCATATTTGGGAGACTCATGCCCAGAGACTTCACGGGCTTTCAACACCCAGACTTAGGTTGCTGGTGAAGTACCAGGACACGCGTCATTGACCTTTCCATAAAGTTAAGAACTGCGAAAAACACACTTAGCTCTTGACAGCCATGATAAAAAACATGGAGAGAAGAACCCTTACGTTGGAAGTCGGGCATTTCTGGGGATCAGCTAGATCAAGGGGAGACTGAGCAGGAAACGGCTACCTAAAGGGAAAGAATAGTTATTTATGTACTTGAAGTTCATTAAAGTTCAAATCTGAAGTTCTGGAACTGTTAACTGAGCCAGGGGTGGAAAGCCTGGTTTGTCCCCTTACTGCCACCTCCAGCCACCTCCTGTCAGTCCATGGAAGTTGAGCTCAGCTGGCTGGCTTGTTCTTCCTAATCAATGTGTAATATGCCAAATGCCAAACAATTGCcctggttctgtgtgtgtgtgtgtgtgtagctcagaaATTTGGCatgggaggagaaactgaggaCTGGAGCAGGCAGAGGGGGCAGGCTGACTTTTGCCTCTTCTCATGGGCCCAGCATTAGGTGCAGGGCTCTGTACCGCCTGTTTGAAGCCCTTCAAGAAGCTTCCCAGAGGGCCCTCACCTGCACCTGCCTAGGAGGTGTGAAAGGAGGCAGCATTTGAACAGGCCATAAAGGTTGTTTCTATATCACACTTTCCAGCAGTTCTGGTGAGGAGTGCTTGAGTCTGGAGGTGCTGCAACTGTACACACCCAAGTTGGGCAGACAGAAGCCCTGGGACTGGTGAGGGGAGTAGCAGGGGTGGGCGGCGGGGAtaagtttggagagaactattcCTCTGCCTCATGGGGTACTTGGAAGGAATCCATTATTCTCCCAGAACTTAGTTTCTCATTAAAATGAAAGTTGGTGTTGTCAAGTACTGAGACCCCTTTCTATCCTATTAACAGATTACCAACACCATCCCAGgcatctgtctcctgggtgctaaGAACTGGCACTGATAACTGGGAGCCAGTGTAGTAAGGACCCTTCCACCACAGCTCAAGTAAGGCCTCCTGGTCTgcattgctgttgctgtgataaaacactgaccaaaaagcaccttgggcaggaaagggttatttgttttatacttttgAGTCACAGTCCACCATTCAGGGAAatcaagaactgaagcagagaccaaggaagaacactgcttattgGCCTGTTCTCATTGACTTGTTCAGTTTGCtctcttataaaaacaaaacaaaacaaaacaaaacaaaaaacacaaacaaacaaacaaacaaatccaggacctgggctgaagagatggctcagccattgaaggctaggctcacaaccaaaaaatataaaaaacccaggactgctgggcagtggtggcacacacctttaaccacagcactcaagaggcagagacaggtggatctctgtgagttcaaggccagcctggtctactgagcgagttccaggacagacccaaagctacagagaaaccctgtcttgaaaaaaacaaaaacaaaaacaaaacaacccaggaCCACATTTGTAGGGGTGGTACAGCCCACAGAGGAGGTCCTcacacattaatcattaatcaagaaaatacccccacagacttagcagtctgatggaggcatcttctcaattgaggttccttcttcccagatgacttttaactttgtcaagttgacaacaaaacaaacaaaacaaaaactaaccagcacagtggGCTGCTTGAAGGCAGAGTAATGACCCAAAGTCCACGAATAGTCAAGGGACAAGATGCCACTTCTAAAGTCATGCCTGAAGAAAGGGCATGGGAAGCATGGGTGGGAGGTTGGGAAGTGGAAGACACCGATTAGGTCCAATCCAAGATCCGGAGAGCTGCAGTGCTCAATACAAGGGAGGAGTAGTGAGAGGCGGCCTGAGAACC
This is a stretch of genomic DNA from Cricetulus griseus strain 17A/GY chromosome 8, alternate assembly CriGri-PICRH-1.0, whole genome shotgun sequence. It encodes these proteins:
- the Znf467 gene encoding zinc finger protein 467; amino-acid sequence: MRETLEALNSLGFSVGQPEMAPQSEPRDGFNNAQGKMSSREESTLHSCSGHETPCQKEGMHMEQAEAPCMGSQACTPQKAEPVGSVPGEEWMIRKVKVEDEDQEAEEEVEWPQHLSFLPSPFPAPDLGHLAVSYKLEPGTPGALGGLALSGWAPIPEKPYGCEECERRFRDQLTLRLHQRLHRGEGPCACPDCGRSFTQRAHMLLHQRSHRGERPFPCSECDKRFSKKAHLTRHLRTHTGERPYPCAECGKRFSQKIHLGSHQKTHTGERPFPCTECEKRFRKKTHLIRHQRIHTGERPYQCAQCTRSFTHKQHLVRHQRVHDAASRTRSSPDAPASPHSPAPSPPGPKPFACSHCGLSFGWKKNLATHQSLHLTEGRPFGCDECALGATVDPSATEPSACAPHAPDCDPGSGPAAPQRTTSGERSFFCPDCGRGFAHGQHLARHRRVHTGERPFACAQCGRRFGSRPNLVAHSRAHSGARPFVCAQCGRRFSRKSHLGRHQAVHTGSRPYACAVCARCFSSKTNLVRHQAIHTGSRPFSCSQCAKSFSRKTHLVRHQRIHGEATLPASASSLSAPAWPSSSEVVTPPIFF